In a single window of the Halomicroarcula saliterrae genome:
- a CDS encoding NAD(P)/FAD-dependent oxidoreductase encodes MYTDEQFDYDVAVVGGGPAGLTSALYTTRLGMDTVVVNRGGGRAAMMTDTHNVIGVTEDVSGNEFLQTAREQVEDYGGTYRRGFVESVDPLGDADGFEVATDDGEVTVKRVVLATGFADERPDPPLPRTGKGLHWCLHCDAFMFVGEPVFVMGTGDSAAYVAMIMLNYTDDVDILTRGEEPEWSDDTQRMLDKHPVEVVDTELSGKRTDDNGWLAAYEFEDGSVREYKGGFPMLGSDYHAELADGLGVERNDDGTVAVDDHGETSVAGVYAVGDLTPGHNQIPVAMGEGADAGIAIHKDLRKYPRSLDDIEAEGAVEDVDVPAISPDLFATALAHEGHAAGPRALDEDEPEAAADDD; translated from the coding sequence ATGTACACCGACGAGCAGTTTGACTACGACGTAGCGGTCGTCGGCGGGGGCCCCGCCGGATTGACGAGCGCACTGTACACGACCCGTCTGGGCATGGACACCGTCGTCGTCAACCGCGGCGGCGGCCGTGCGGCGATGATGACCGACACCCACAACGTCATCGGCGTCACCGAGGACGTCTCGGGCAACGAGTTCCTGCAGACGGCCCGCGAGCAGGTCGAAGACTACGGCGGGACCTACCGACGGGGCTTCGTCGAGTCGGTCGACCCGCTCGGAGACGCGGACGGGTTCGAGGTCGCGACGGACGACGGCGAGGTGACGGTCAAGCGCGTCGTGCTGGCGACCGGCTTCGCCGACGAGCGCCCGGACCCGCCGCTGCCCCGCACCGGCAAGGGGCTACACTGGTGTCTCCACTGTGACGCGTTCATGTTCGTCGGCGAGCCCGTCTTCGTGATGGGGACCGGCGACTCGGCCGCCTACGTCGCGATGATCATGCTGAACTACACCGACGACGTGGACATCCTGACCCGCGGCGAGGAGCCCGAGTGGAGCGACGACACCCAGAGAATGTTGGACAAACACCCGGTCGAGGTCGTCGACACCGAACTGTCGGGTAAACGCACCGACGACAACGGGTGGCTGGCGGCCTACGAGTTCGAGGACGGCAGTGTAAGAGAGTACAAGGGCGGCTTCCCGATGCTGGGCTCCGACTACCACGCCGAACTGGCCGACGGTCTCGGCGTCGAGCGCAACGACGACGGCACGGTCGCCGTCGACGACCACGGCGAGACGAGCGTCGCCGGTGTCTACGCGGTGGGCGACCTGACCCCCGGCCACAACCAGATTCCCGTCGCTATGGGCGAGGGGGCCGACGCGGGCATCGCCATCCACAAAGACCTCCGGAAGTACCCGCGCTCGCTGGACGATATCGAGGCCGAGGGCGCGGTCGAGGACGTGGATGTACCCGCCATCTCGCCAGACCTGTTCGCGACGGCGCTCGCCCACGAGGGCCACGCGGCCGGGCCGCGCGCCCTCGACGAGGACGAGCCCGAAGCCGCGGCCGACGACGACTGA